The Actinomycetota bacterium genome contains a region encoding:
- a CDS encoding ParA family protein, producing the protein MKTLGTYNIKGGVGKTATAVNLAWLAARDGQRTLLWDLDPQGAASYVLRVRPHVKGGGKALVRGKRSLDQAVKQTEFERLDLVPSDFTYRNLDLVLDDAKKPTQRLARMLAPLADDYDVAILDSPPGISLVSENVVQAAGTLLVPLIPTTLSVRTLEQLTEFVAGLDHRPALFPFFTMADGRKRLHREVMEDLRARRDDLATTVIPARSLVEQMAVHRAPLPTFSPRSQVTRSYEELWAEVRQRSGTAWIPKGGS; encoded by the coding sequence GTGAAGACTCTGGGGACCTACAACATCAAGGGCGGGGTCGGGAAGACCGCCACCGCCGTCAACCTGGCCTGGCTGGCCGCCCGGGACGGCCAGCGGACCCTGCTCTGGGACCTCGACCCGCAGGGCGCGGCCAGCTACGTCCTCCGTGTCCGCCCCCACGTCAAGGGGGGCGGCAAGGCCCTCGTCCGCGGCAAGCGCTCCCTCGACCAGGCCGTCAAGCAGACCGAGTTCGAGCGTCTCGACCTGGTGCCCTCCGACTTCACCTACCGCAACCTCGACCTCGTCCTCGACGACGCCAAGAAGCCGACCCAGCGGCTCGCCCGCATGCTCGCCCCGCTCGCGGACGACTACGACGTGGCCATCCTCGACTCCCCGCCCGGCATCTCCCTGGTCTCCGAGAACGTCGTCCAGGCCGCCGGCACCCTGCTCGTCCCCCTCATCCCCACCACCCTGTCGGTCCGGACCCTGGAGCAGCTGACCGAGTTCGTGGCCGGGCTCGACCACCGGCCGGCCTTGTTCCCCTTCTTCACCATGGCCGACGGCCGCAAGCGCCTCCACCGCGAGGTGATGGAGGACCTCCGCGCCCGCCGCGACGACCTGGCGACCACGGTCATCCCCGCCCGCTCCCTGGTCGAGCAGATGGCCGTCCACCGCGCCCCCCTGCCCACCTTCTCCCCCCGCAGCCAGGTCACCCGCAGCTACGAGGAGCTGTGGGCCGAGGTCCGGCAACGCAGCGGCACCGCGTGGATCCCGAAGGGAGGCTCATGA